A single window of Drosophila suzukii chromosome 3, CBGP_Dsuzu_IsoJpt1.0, whole genome shotgun sequence DNA harbors:
- the LOC108012947 gene encoding uncharacterized protein isoform X9, producing MAALQRKLVHKQFNSPMGLYSQENVKATLNRELKAFGGEGIEVDDQITKPLNLANSAVLRAVEEEEQQAKSDFYPTERQSRRRQRGEGDALHHTLHQQLLDQIKTDYLSHQQDITIDRDTVLKINRLATKRHLLKRDHSWPPLEQDVASNAESQGHQISCNPSHSIEALREKFQSPTRIIEPTAKQVREQRQREGGSKERSKTPQRISGDRDLSEVFHQTPVSKGFSAPETKAADVDLGLVAPRCEYYEQLANKRPSTPTLPTPVAPYRPRPKRQAYSLDRGRSRKRTVGAPELPPPKPRTSKPKVQRRCIKLATEVKISYGHDGDSEEEPNSGQDVDLETLPLPPTPAAAQLNQAKTAGRGVIDNLAVKQQQQMALSLATNGSISQPNPNPNPNPLANTRIVPVRVETSSDQLKLSAQQIYDDACSYLQDHQEMEEERESPTYVSATGGIKLLQRQGSSSNAPTTPIPARPTPPPPVMRSKSGQDSLTKEKQTRRQGGIYRLETDTEKQHEAHVEIAQLEAKYAHIQQSIAEHLLQIDAYMENAKQALQRSAQTTPVPTPPPPPPPPPPPLIPARPISSGSNDSWDIFAHRQSPILAAESPLQAILRQIYTRAAGLPTRLSKEIKEETAAEEEAEESLTENVPIVERALEDLHKIAVALEQKPESADHMHVEIRTTPAVIEAEHVVIKDEDEEVDVDADVDVDMEYRHVSDVIANYEQLAKKEFEEWKEEQVGKKEMGEVKDVKEVPPKTELRKAIEEQLAKKELREANKVIPGEEKKISIKDDKQDEEPLTKKDIGKEELVKKAELQESKKELETSKTQADLPKTEEVMDKEKSCLHEETLTYCPVCDEMRCSPNNWAKLNKADQWRIANLQNESLKNYKATYEVRSPYISRQISWEDTQSAKENTPPEKLQRQRSFVEIVTTPATPDSPPPTPPPPPPPKKNHPTLQQPETEITWERSRSPSPLPSRKYPAPLIEAPQRSSSPYGLNPVQTKPPPSPVNLPVKYSHVPQLEGHNIGLLVKTATEPLQQSMSASSSMLAATPPATPRSAAKPSPFEFPSLESGDQHKFRSLASFDEVQRDFNVNRSFDNVSPRPYLGIEGYKRVAWPPASEERIIREFTPQPQTQSPAPGAGGYYPQAQAQAHAPAAAAPPQQQQYGAPSYGGYPQQQQPQQPAAQWQQQQQQQVPQQQYQPQSQAQAPYQPPQWNQQQQQQQPPQQQQPSYQASPYPQQQQQQQQQPSYYPQQNGGSTYAQPPYNSYSQPQVPYSQDQTDLQQQQLPGAFAGQESYRGASPGIITLRKEAPVSQQPAPVYSSQPAAVSYQGGSKLRGDLKWPPPEYKEAAARENEERRQLALGPVCRPRRINRQDYTPFFAKHQLNNGYPSYKVPPGTQHIFG from the exons ATGGCCGCCCTACAACGGAAACTGGTGCACAAGCAGTTCAACTCGCCCATGGGCCTCTATTCCCAGGAGAACGTGAAGGCCACCTTGAACCGCGAGCTGAAGGCCTTCGGCGGCGAGGG GATTGAAGTCGACGACCAAATCACGAAGCCCCTGAACTTGGCCAACTCGGCCGTTCTGCGCGCCGTCGAAGAGGAAGAACAACAAGCCAAATCTG ATTTCTACCCCACTGAAAGGCAGAGCCGCCGTCGTCAGCGTGGCGAGGGGGATGCACTGCATCACACGCTGCACCAGCAGCTGCTGGACCAGATCAAGACGGACTATCTCAGCCACCAGCAGGACATCACCATCGATCGGGACACCGTGCTGAAGATCAATCGACTGGCCACCAAACGGCATTTGCTCAAGAGGGATCACAGTTGGCCACCATTGGAGCAGGATGTGGCTAGCAATGCCGAGTCCCAGGGTCATCAGATCTCCTGCAATCCCTCGCACAGTATTGAGGCTCTGAGAGAGAAGTTTCAGAGTCCCACAAGGATTATAGAACCAACGGCTAAACAGGTGAGGGAGCAGCGGCAAAGGGAGGGTGGCTCCAAGGAGAGATCCAAAACGCCCCAAAGGATTTCAGGTGACCGTGACCTATCAGAGGTTTTCCATCAAACTCCCGTCTCCAAAGGCTTCTCCGCTCCCGAAACCAAGGCAGCCGATGTGGACTTGGGTTTGGTGGCACCACGATGTGAATACTACGAGCAGTTGGCCAACAAAAGGCCCTCAACTCCAACTCTACCCACTCCAGTCGCACCTTACCGGCCAAGACCCAAGAGGCAGGCCTACTCCCTGGATCGTGGACGCTCCCGTAAACGGACAGTGGGTGCTCCGGAATTGCCACCACCCAAACCGAGGACTTCCAAGCCAAAAGTCCAACGCAGATGCATCAAACTGGCCACCGAGGTGAAGATCTCCTATGGCCACGACGGCGACAGCGAGGAGGAGCCCAATTCTGGGCAAGATGTGGACTTGGAGACCTTGCCGCTGCCGCCGACACCAGCTGCTGCGCAACTCAATCAGGCGAAGACAGCGGGCCGAGGGGTAATTGACAACCTGGCAgttaagcagcagcagcagatggccctTTCTTTGGCCACAAATGGGAGCATTAGCCAGCCGAATCCGAACCCAAATCCAAATCCCTTGGCCAACACTCGTATTGTGCCCGTTCGCGTGGAAACCTCGTCGGATCAGCTGAAGCTGAGTGCCCAGCAGATCTACGACGACGCCTGTTCGTATCTGCAGGATCACCAGGAGATGGAGGAGGAGCGGGAGAGTCCCACCTATGTGAGTGCCACCGGTGGCATCAAGTTGCTCCAGCGACAGGGCAGCAGCTCAAACGCGCCAACCACTCCAATTCCAGCGCGACCCACTCCACCGCCACCCGTGATGCGTTCCAAGTCTGGCCAGGATTCCCTCACCAAGGAGAAGCAAACGAGGAGGCAGGGCGGCATCTACCGACTGGAGACCGACACGGAGAAGCAGCACGAGGCCCATGTGGAGATTGCCCAGCTGGAGGCGAAATATGCCCACATACAGCAGTCCATAGCGGAGCACTTGCTCCAGATCGATGCCTATATGGAGAATGCCAAGCAGGCGCTGCAGAGGAGCGCCCAAACCACACCGGTACCAACTCCTCCACCGCCAccacctccacctccaccaccaCTCATACCAGCCAGACCCATTAGCTCCGGATCCAATGATTCCTGGGACATTTTCGCACATCGACAGTCACCCATTTTGGCCGCGGAAAGTCCACTTCAAGCCATACTTCGCCAGATTTACACCCGGGCAGCTGGATTACCCACGAGGCTCTCGAAAGAGATTAAAGAGGAAACCGCcgcggaggaggaggcggaggAATCCCTAACCGAAAACGTGCCCATTGTGGAGCGTGCTCTAGAGGATCTGCACAAGATTGCCGTGGCTCTAGAGCAAAAACCAGAATCCGCGGACCACATGCACGTAGAAATCCGGACAACGCCAGCTGTCATTGAGGCGGAGCACGTAGTCATcaaggacgaggacgaggaggtGGACGTGGAtgcggatgtggatgtggacaTGGAGTATAGACACGTATCGGATGTAATTGCCAACTACGAGCAGTTGGCCAAAAAGGAGTTCGAAGAGTGGAAGGAGGAACAGGTGGGCAAGAAGGAAATGGGGGAGGTTAAGGATGTTAAGGAGGTACCACCCAAAACAGAGCTACGGAAAGCCATAGAGGAGCAGCTGGCCAAAAAAGAGTTGAGGGAGGCTAATAAGGTTATTCCAGGGGAAGAGAAAAAAATATCTATAAAAGATGACAAACAGGATGAAGAACCTTTAACCAAAAAGGATATAGGAAAAGAGGAATTAGTTAAAAAAGCAGAATTACAGGAGAGTAAAAAGGAGTTAGAAACAAGTAAGACCCAAGCAGATCTTCCGAAAACTGAAGAAGTGATGGATAAAGAGAAGTCCTGCCTCCATGAAGAGACCTTAACCTACTGCCCAGTTTGCGATGAAATGCGCTGTTCACCCAATAACTGGGCTAAGCTCAATAAAGCCGACCAGTGGCGCATTGCCAACCTCCAGAACGAATCTTTAAAGAACTACAAGGCTACCTATGAGGTAAGAAGCCCATATATCTCCAGGCAGATCTCCTGGGAGGACACCCAGTCGGCCAAGGAGAATACCCCACCCGAGAAGCTGCAACGCCAGCGGAGTTTTGTGGAGATTGTGACCACGCCAGCTACTCCAGATTCTCCGCCACCAACGccaccgcctcctcctccgccaaAAAAGAATCACCCAACTCTGCAACAACCGGAAACGGAAATCACCTGGGAGCGGAGTCGTTCGCCCAGTCCGTTGCCTTCTCGCAAGTATCCTGCTCCTCTCATAGAAGCCCCACAGCGTTCCAGCTCACCTTATGGTCTGAATCCTGTCCAGACGAAGCCACCACCATCACCTGTTAATCTTCCGGTGAAATACTCGCATGTGCCGCAGCTGGAAGGCCATAATATTGGACTCCTGGTGAAAACCGCCACGGAGCCACTGCAGCAGAGCATGTCGGCATCCTCCTCAATGCTGGCTGCCACGCCCCCGGCCACGCCCCGTTCTGCGGCAAAGCCCTCGCCCTTCGAATTCCCAAGTCTCGAGTCGGGGGATCAGCACAAATTTCGATCCCTGGCTTCCTTCGACGAGGTGCAGCGGGATTTCAACGTTAACCGATCCTTCGATAATGTCTCGCCACGCCCATATTTGGGTATTGAAG GCTACAAGCGTGTGGCCTGGCCACCGGCCTCGGAGGAGCGGATCATCCGGGAGTTCACTCCCCAGCCGCAGACCCAGAGTCCAGCTCCGGGCGCCGGGGGCTACTATCCCCAGGCCCAGGCTCAGGCCCACGCGCCCGCGGCAGCTGCCCCACCCCAG cagcagcagtacgGTGCTCCTTCCTACGGTGGCTACccgcagcaacagcaaccgCAGCAACCTGCAGCACAgtggcaacagcagcagcagcaacaggtgCCACAGCAGCAATATCAGCCTCAATCGCAGGCTCAGGCTCCCTATCAGCCACCACAGTGgaaccagcagcagcagcagcaacagccaccccaacagcagcagccatcGTACCAGGCTTCACCGTacccgcagcagcagcagcagcaacaacagcagccaTCCTATTACCCACAGCAAAACGGTGGCTCGACCTATGCTCAACCCCCATACAATTCTTATTCGCAGCCCCAGGTTCCGTACTCGCAGGATCAGACCgatctgcagcagcagcagctcccTGGAGCCTTCGCTGGACAGGAAAGCTACCGGGGCGCCAGTCCCGGGATCATCACCCTGCGCAAGGAGGCGCCAGTCAGCCAGCAGCCTGCTCCAGTTTACTCTTCGCAGCCTGCCGCCGTCAGCTATCAGG GAGGCAGCAAATTGCGCGGAGATTTGAAGTGGCCACCACCGGAGTACAAGGAGGCCGCGGCTCGCGAGAACGAGGAACGTCGCCAGTTGGCGTTGGGCCCCGTCTGCCGTCCCAGGAGAATCAACCGG CAGGACTACACACCCTTCTTTGCCAAACACCAGTTGAACAATGGCTATCCCAGCTACAAGGTGCCACCCGGTACCCAGCACATTTTCGGCTAA
- the LOC108012947 gene encoding uncharacterized protein isoform X7: protein MAALQRKLVHKQFNSPMGLYSQENVKATLNRELKAFGGEGIEVDDQITKPLNLANSAVLRAVEEEEQQAKSDFYPTERQSRRRQRGEGDALHHTLHQQLLDQIKTDYLSHQQDITIDRDTVLKINRLATKRHLLKRDHSWPPLEQDVASNAESQGHQISCNPSHSIEALREKFQSPTRIIEPTAKQVREQRQREGGSKERSKTPQRISGDRDLSEVFHQTPVSKGFSAPETKAADVDLGLVAPRCEYYEQLANKRPSTPTLPTPVAPYRPRPKRQAYSLDRGRSRKRTVGAPELPPPKPRTSKPKVQRRCIKLATEVKISYGHDGDSEEEPNSGQDVDLETLPLPPTPAAAQLNQAKTAGRGVIDNLAVKQQQQMALSLATNGSISQPNPNPNPNPLANTRIVPVRVETSSDQLKLSAQQIYDDACSYLQDHQEMEEERESPTYVSATGGIKLLQRQGSSSNAPTTPIPARPTPPPPVMRSKSGQDSLTKEKQTRRQGGIYRLETDTEKQHEAHVEIAQLEAKYAHIQQSIAEHLLQIDAYMENAKQALQRSAQTTPVPTPPPPPPPPPPPLIPARPISSGSNDSWDIFAHRQSPILAAESPLQAILRQIYTRAAGLPTRLSKEIKEETAAEEEAEESLTENVPIVERALEDLHKIAVALEQKPESADHMHVEIRTTPAVIEAEHVVIKDEDEEVDVDADVDVDMEYRHVSDVIANYEQLAKKEFEEWKEEQVGKKEMGEVKDVKEVPPKTELRKAIEEQLAKKELREANKVIPGEEKKISIKDDKQDEEPLTKKDIGKEELVKKAELQESKKELETSKTQADLPKTEEVMDKEKSCLHEETLTYCPVCDEMRCSPNNWAKLNKADQWRIANLQNESLKNYKATYEVRSPYISRQISWEDTQSAKENTPPEKLQRQRSFVEIVTTPATPDSPPPTPPPPPPPKKNHPTLQQPETEITWERSRSPSPLPSRKYPAPLIEAPQRSSSPYGLNPVQTKPPPSPVNLPVKYSHVPQLEGHNIGLLVKTATEPLQQSMSASSSMLAATPPATPRSAAKPSPFEFPSLESGDQHKFRSLASFDEVQRDFNVNRSFDNVSPRPYLGIEGYKRVAWPPASEERIIREFTPQPQTQSPAPGAGGYYPQAQAQAHAPAAAAPPQSSFECKYNCIRHCHTQFVSHPVRHKAMDPFITTSSHAPPKHHHKMSTPQHHSNPPPSFQIVIRITSSSSSRKRRYLCNTHRHSSIGSGRGNPSRFQLQLQIPPPIRTISRTINRTINPTIPRSRCRPLTMWVLAGNTLVPRCPSHAVNLPPEEETILRSRDPRSSSSSHPISSRSSSSTVLLPTVATRSNSNRSNLQHSGNSSSSNRCHSSNISLNRRLRLPISHHSGTSSSSSNSHPNSSSHRTRLHRTRSSSSSNNSSHPITHSKTVARPMLNPHTILIRSPRFRTRRIRPICSSSSSLEPSLDRKATGAPVPGSSPCARRRQSASSLLQFTLRSLPPSAIREAANCAEI from the exons ATGGCCGCCCTACAACGGAAACTGGTGCACAAGCAGTTCAACTCGCCCATGGGCCTCTATTCCCAGGAGAACGTGAAGGCCACCTTGAACCGCGAGCTGAAGGCCTTCGGCGGCGAGGG GATTGAAGTCGACGACCAAATCACGAAGCCCCTGAACTTGGCCAACTCGGCCGTTCTGCGCGCCGTCGAAGAGGAAGAACAACAAGCCAAATCTG ATTTCTACCCCACTGAAAGGCAGAGCCGCCGTCGTCAGCGTGGCGAGGGGGATGCACTGCATCACACGCTGCACCAGCAGCTGCTGGACCAGATCAAGACGGACTATCTCAGCCACCAGCAGGACATCACCATCGATCGGGACACCGTGCTGAAGATCAATCGACTGGCCACCAAACGGCATTTGCTCAAGAGGGATCACAGTTGGCCACCATTGGAGCAGGATGTGGCTAGCAATGCCGAGTCCCAGGGTCATCAGATCTCCTGCAATCCCTCGCACAGTATTGAGGCTCTGAGAGAGAAGTTTCAGAGTCCCACAAGGATTATAGAACCAACGGCTAAACAGGTGAGGGAGCAGCGGCAAAGGGAGGGTGGCTCCAAGGAGAGATCCAAAACGCCCCAAAGGATTTCAGGTGACCGTGACCTATCAGAGGTTTTCCATCAAACTCCCGTCTCCAAAGGCTTCTCCGCTCCCGAAACCAAGGCAGCCGATGTGGACTTGGGTTTGGTGGCACCACGATGTGAATACTACGAGCAGTTGGCCAACAAAAGGCCCTCAACTCCAACTCTACCCACTCCAGTCGCACCTTACCGGCCAAGACCCAAGAGGCAGGCCTACTCCCTGGATCGTGGACGCTCCCGTAAACGGACAGTGGGTGCTCCGGAATTGCCACCACCCAAACCGAGGACTTCCAAGCCAAAAGTCCAACGCAGATGCATCAAACTGGCCACCGAGGTGAAGATCTCCTATGGCCACGACGGCGACAGCGAGGAGGAGCCCAATTCTGGGCAAGATGTGGACTTGGAGACCTTGCCGCTGCCGCCGACACCAGCTGCTGCGCAACTCAATCAGGCGAAGACAGCGGGCCGAGGGGTAATTGACAACCTGGCAgttaagcagcagcagcagatggccctTTCTTTGGCCACAAATGGGAGCATTAGCCAGCCGAATCCGAACCCAAATCCAAATCCCTTGGCCAACACTCGTATTGTGCCCGTTCGCGTGGAAACCTCGTCGGATCAGCTGAAGCTGAGTGCCCAGCAGATCTACGACGACGCCTGTTCGTATCTGCAGGATCACCAGGAGATGGAGGAGGAGCGGGAGAGTCCCACCTATGTGAGTGCCACCGGTGGCATCAAGTTGCTCCAGCGACAGGGCAGCAGCTCAAACGCGCCAACCACTCCAATTCCAGCGCGACCCACTCCACCGCCACCCGTGATGCGTTCCAAGTCTGGCCAGGATTCCCTCACCAAGGAGAAGCAAACGAGGAGGCAGGGCGGCATCTACCGACTGGAGACCGACACGGAGAAGCAGCACGAGGCCCATGTGGAGATTGCCCAGCTGGAGGCGAAATATGCCCACATACAGCAGTCCATAGCGGAGCACTTGCTCCAGATCGATGCCTATATGGAGAATGCCAAGCAGGCGCTGCAGAGGAGCGCCCAAACCACACCGGTACCAACTCCTCCACCGCCAccacctccacctccaccaccaCTCATACCAGCCAGACCCATTAGCTCCGGATCCAATGATTCCTGGGACATTTTCGCACATCGACAGTCACCCATTTTGGCCGCGGAAAGTCCACTTCAAGCCATACTTCGCCAGATTTACACCCGGGCAGCTGGATTACCCACGAGGCTCTCGAAAGAGATTAAAGAGGAAACCGCcgcggaggaggaggcggaggAATCCCTAACCGAAAACGTGCCCATTGTGGAGCGTGCTCTAGAGGATCTGCACAAGATTGCCGTGGCTCTAGAGCAAAAACCAGAATCCGCGGACCACATGCACGTAGAAATCCGGACAACGCCAGCTGTCATTGAGGCGGAGCACGTAGTCATcaaggacgaggacgaggaggtGGACGTGGAtgcggatgtggatgtggacaTGGAGTATAGACACGTATCGGATGTAATTGCCAACTACGAGCAGTTGGCCAAAAAGGAGTTCGAAGAGTGGAAGGAGGAACAGGTGGGCAAGAAGGAAATGGGGGAGGTTAAGGATGTTAAGGAGGTACCACCCAAAACAGAGCTACGGAAAGCCATAGAGGAGCAGCTGGCCAAAAAAGAGTTGAGGGAGGCTAATAAGGTTATTCCAGGGGAAGAGAAAAAAATATCTATAAAAGATGACAAACAGGATGAAGAACCTTTAACCAAAAAGGATATAGGAAAAGAGGAATTAGTTAAAAAAGCAGAATTACAGGAGAGTAAAAAGGAGTTAGAAACAAGTAAGACCCAAGCAGATCTTCCGAAAACTGAAGAAGTGATGGATAAAGAGAAGTCCTGCCTCCATGAAGAGACCTTAACCTACTGCCCAGTTTGCGATGAAATGCGCTGTTCACCCAATAACTGGGCTAAGCTCAATAAAGCCGACCAGTGGCGCATTGCCAACCTCCAGAACGAATCTTTAAAGAACTACAAGGCTACCTATGAGGTAAGAAGCCCATATATCTCCAGGCAGATCTCCTGGGAGGACACCCAGTCGGCCAAGGAGAATACCCCACCCGAGAAGCTGCAACGCCAGCGGAGTTTTGTGGAGATTGTGACCACGCCAGCTACTCCAGATTCTCCGCCACCAACGccaccgcctcctcctccgccaaAAAAGAATCACCCAACTCTGCAACAACCGGAAACGGAAATCACCTGGGAGCGGAGTCGTTCGCCCAGTCCGTTGCCTTCTCGCAAGTATCCTGCTCCTCTCATAGAAGCCCCACAGCGTTCCAGCTCACCTTATGGTCTGAATCCTGTCCAGACGAAGCCACCACCATCACCTGTTAATCTTCCGGTGAAATACTCGCATGTGCCGCAGCTGGAAGGCCATAATATTGGACTCCTGGTGAAAACCGCCACGGAGCCACTGCAGCAGAGCATGTCGGCATCCTCCTCAATGCTGGCTGCCACGCCCCCGGCCACGCCCCGTTCTGCGGCAAAGCCCTCGCCCTTCGAATTCCCAAGTCTCGAGTCGGGGGATCAGCACAAATTTCGATCCCTGGCTTCCTTCGACGAGGTGCAGCGGGATTTCAACGTTAACCGATCCTTCGATAATGTCTCGCCACGCCCATATTTGGGTATTGAAG GCTACAAGCGTGTGGCCTGGCCACCGGCCTCGGAGGAGCGGATCATCCGGGAGTTCACTCCCCAGCCGCAGACCCAGAGTCCAGCTCCGGGCGCCGGGGGCTACTATCCCCAGGCCCAGGCTCAGGCCCACGCGCCCGCGGCAGCTGCCCCACCCCAG tCAAGTTTCGAGTGTAAATATAATTGTATCCGCCACTGCCACACACAATTCGTATCTCATCCGGTGAGGCATAAAGCCAT GGACCCATTTATAACAACGTCCAGCCACGCACCACCCAAGCACCACCACAAAATGTCTACGCCCCAGCACCACAGCAACCCACCTCCCAGTTTCCAGATAGTTATCCGcatcaccagcagcagcagcagcaggaaaCGCAGATACCTGTGCAATACACACAGGCACAGTTCAATCGGCAGCGGTCGAGGGAACCCGTCCAGGTTCCAGCTCCAACTCCAGATCCCGCCTCCCATCCGAACTATCAGTCGAACTATCAACCGAACTATCAATCCAACTATCCCCAGGAGTCGGTGCAGGCCGCTAACAATGTGGGTGCTGGCTGGAAACACATTGGTGCCCCGCTGCCCAAGTCACGCAGTGAATTTACCGCCGGAGGAGGAGACTATCCTCCGTTCCAGGGATCctcgcagcagcagcagcagccatcCTATCAGCAGCCGCAG cagcagcagtacgGTGCTCCTTCCTACGGTGGCTACccgcagcaacagcaaccgCAGCAACCTGCAGCACAgtggcaacagcagcagcagcaacaggtgCCACAGCAGCAATATCAGCCTCAATCGCAGGCTCAGGCTCCCTATCAGCCACCACAGTGgaaccagcagcagcagcagcaacagccaccccaacagcagcagccatcGTACCAGGCTTCACCGTacccgcagcagcagcagcagcaacaacagcagccaTCCTATTACCCACAGCAAAACGGTGGCTCGACCTATGCTCAACCCCCATACAATTCTTATTCGCAGCCCCAGGTTCCGTACTCGCAGGATCAGACCgatctgcagcagcagcagctcccTGGAGCCTTCGCTGGACAGGAAAGCTACCGGGGCGCCAGTCCCGGGATCATCACCCTGCGCAAGGAGGCGCCAGTCAGCCAGCAGCCTGCTCCAGTTTACTCTTCGCAGCCTGCCGCCGTCAGCTATCAGG GAGGCAGCAAATTGCGCGGAGATTTGA